GGAGGCACCGGTTCATGCAGCCTTTGGCGGTCTCACCGGGGAGATGCAGGAGCGGGTGGCACCGGATATCCCGGCCCGGGCCGGATCCGGCAGCCAAAGGGATGCCGGCAGTGTTGCGATGCCGACAGATGGTGCAGAAACTGACGTTTATGGAGAGGACGCTTTTGACGCAGGTCGCGGGGAGAGCGAACCTGCCAGACGGGAGCCTGCCCGTCACACACCGGCATCCGGCAGCAAGGTCGGTGCAGCTGATGATGGAAAGCCGGTGACAGCAGAGGACATTGACCAGGAGATCCAGCAGAAGGAAGAGACGGATCCCCTGAAGGAATACCATTTCCCGCCCCTGGATCTTTTGAAAAAGGGCAAGGCTACCGGCGGCAACACCGAGGAGCAGCTGCGGGAGACGGCGGCCAAGCTGCGGGACACGTTGCACAATTTCGGTGTCAACGTGACCATCACCAATGTGAGCTGTGGCCCGGCGGTGACCCGGTATGAACTGCAGCCGGAGCAGGGCGTGAAGGTGAGCAAGATCGTGGGCCTGTCGGATGACATCAAGCTGAATCTGGCGGCGGCAGATATCCGTATCGAAGCACCGATCCCCGGCAAGGCGGCTGTGGGCATTGAGGTGCCCAACAAGACCAACAGTGCCGTGATGCTCCGGGATCTGCTGGAGAGCAAGGAGTTCCAGAACCATCCGTCCCGGATCGCCTTTGCAGCCGGAAAGGACATTGCAGGCCAGGTGGTGGTGACAGATATCGCCAAGATGCCGCACCTGCTCATTGCGGGCGCTACCGGTTCCGGTAAATCCGTCTGCATCAACACGATCATCATGAGCATCCTCTATAAGGCCAAGCCGGATGAGGTGAAGCTTATCATGATAGACCCCAAGGTGGTGGAGCTGTCCGTATACAACGGCATTCCCCATCTGTACATACCTGTCGTGACCGATCCGAAGAAGGCTGCAGGCGCCCTGAACTGGGCCGTGGCGGAGATGATGGACCGGTATCAGAAGTTTGCGGAGAGCGGTGTCCGGGATCTGAAGGGCTACAACGAGAAAGTGGAGGGTCTGAAAGATATCGAGAGCGACACCAAGCCCACCAAACTGCCGGAGATCGTTATCATCGTGGACGAGCTGGCTGACCTGATGATGGTGGCTCCCGGTGAGGTGGAGGATGCCATCTGCCGTCTGGCACAGCTGGCCAGAGCTGCGGGCATTCATCTGATCATTGCGACCCAGCGTCCTTCGGTAAATGTCATTACCGGACTGATCAAGGCCAATATGCCTTCCAGAATTGCTTTTTCCGTGTCCTCGGGAGTTGACTCCCGGACCATTCTTGATATGAACGGCGCAGAGAAGCTGCTGGGAAAAGGAGATATGCTCTTTTATCCCCAGGGTTACCAGAAACCGGCCCGTGTACAGGGTGCTTTTGTATCCGACGAGGAGGTGGCGGCAGTCGTAAATTTCCTGGCCAGACAGCAGTCCGCAGTGTCCTACAACCAGGCCATTGAGGAGCGCATGAATGCGGTACAGGATGCAGGCGCAGGCCAGACGGCAGGAGGCAGCGGCCCGGAAAGGGACGCTTACTTCGTGGAAGCCGGGAAGTTCATCATTGAGAAGGACAAGGCGTCCATCGGTATGCTGCAGCGCTGGTTCAAGATCGGTTTTAACCGGGCGGCAAGAATTATGGATCAGCTGGCGGAAGCCGGTGTCGTGGGCGAGGAAGAAGGAACAAAACCGCGGAAGGTTCTCATGAGCATGGAAGAATTTGAACAGTACGTGGACGAATATGTATAAAAAATAAGAGGCGGAGGAGACGAATGATGAAGACAGATATTGAAATCGCACAGGAAGCGGTCATGAAGCCAATCACAGAAGTAGCGGCAGCACTGGATATTACCCAGGATGAATTGGAACTTTACGGCAAATATAAGGCAAAACTGTCCTCTGAGCTGTGGGAGAAGATCAAAGACCGGAAAGACGGAAAACTGGTTCTTGTCACGGCCATCAACCCCACACCGGCGGGAGAAGGTAAGACGACCACCACGGTGGGCCTGGGGGAAGCCATGGCCAAGCTTGGCAAAAAGGCAGTCATCGCCCTTCGGGAGCCTTCTCTTGGGCCGTGCTTCGGCATCAAAGGCGGCGCAGCCGGCGGCGGTTACGCCCAGGTTGTTCCCATGGAAGATTTAAATCTGCATTTTACCGGTGATTTTCATGCCATCACCTCTGCCAACAATCTGCTGGCTGCGTTACTGGACAACCACATTCAGCAGGGCAATGCGTTAAATATTGATACGAGACAGATCGTCTGGAAACGTTGTCTGGACATGAATGACCGCGTTCTTCGAAATATCGTGGTTGGTCTGGGCAGCAAGATGGACGGCTTTGTCCGGGAGGATCATTTTGTCATTACGGTGGCATCGGAGATCATGGCGATCCTCTGTCTTGCCAACGATATGAAGGATCTGAAAGAGCGTCTGGGCAAGATCATCGTTGCCTACAACATGGACGGAGATCCGGTGACTGCGGCAGATCTGCACGCGGTAGGCTCCATGGCAGCCCTTCTGAAGGATGCCTTAAAGCCCAATATGATCCAGACACTGGAGCATACGCCTGCGCTTGTCCACGGCGGCCCCTTCGCCAATATTGCACACGGCTGCAACAGTGTACAGGCGACAAAGATGGCACTGAAAATGGCAGATATCGCCATCACGGAGGCTG
Above is a window of Oscillospiraceae bacterium NTUH-002-81 DNA encoding:
- a CDS encoding DNA translocase FtsK, whose translation is MPASAKGKTATRKSTAKNTKRNSSNKNTTTRKSSAGRASSNRRKRNTKKEESFLKSEIITLVTLAISVVLLLSCFGVGGYVGKYVADALFGVFGTLAYVFPLVLFVGTAFHMSNRGNPAAALKLAAGILAFTLVDSLIQLLAADKAAAGMIGYYAYGAARHISGGWLGGVITGALYPALGMAGQLIVTLILLIICAVVITERSFVGQVQKSGRKVADRAREDAERRREHAQMVREERERERALRMDHKVTGVAMEDIQLEPRPESADVHEVGRFGRKKKDVQTQEQPLQAREPEENASTAEADVSRAAQKQDTREEDSASDFPRGKDAFTITGIRMKEEPEEAPVHAAFGGLTGEMQERVAPDIPARAGSGSQRDAGSVAMPTDGAETDVYGEDAFDAGRGESEPARREPARHTPASGSKVGAADDGKPVTAEDIDQEIQQKEETDPLKEYHFPPLDLLKKGKATGGNTEEQLRETAAKLRDTLHNFGVNVTITNVSCGPAVTRYELQPEQGVKVSKIVGLSDDIKLNLAAADIRIEAPIPGKAAVGIEVPNKTNSAVMLRDLLESKEFQNHPSRIAFAAGKDIAGQVVVTDIAKMPHLLIAGATGSGKSVCINTIIMSILYKAKPDEVKLIMIDPKVVELSVYNGIPHLYIPVVTDPKKAAGALNWAVAEMMDRYQKFAESGVRDLKGYNEKVEGLKDIESDTKPTKLPEIVIIVDELADLMMVAPGEVEDAICRLAQLARAAGIHLIIATQRPSVNVITGLIKANMPSRIAFSVSSGVDSRTILDMNGAEKLLGKGDMLFYPQGYQKPARVQGAFVSDEEVAAVVNFLARQQSAVSYNQAIEERMNAVQDAGAGQTAGGSGPERDAYFVEAGKFIIEKDKASIGMLQRWFKIGFNRAARIMDQLAEAGVVGEEEGTKPRKVLMSMEEFEQYVDEYV
- a CDS encoding formate--tetrahydrofolate ligase produces the protein MKTDIEIAQEAVMKPITEVAAALDITQDELELYGKYKAKLSSELWEKIKDRKDGKLVLVTAINPTPAGEGKTTTTVGLGEAMAKLGKKAVIALREPSLGPCFGIKGGAAGGGYAQVVPMEDLNLHFTGDFHAITSANNLLAALLDNHIQQGNALNIDTRQIVWKRCLDMNDRVLRNIVVGLGSKMDGFVREDHFVITVASEIMAILCLANDMKDLKERLGKIIVAYNMDGDPVTAADLHAVGSMAALLKDALKPNMIQTLEHTPALVHGGPFANIAHGCNSVQATKMALKMADIAITEAGFGADLGAEKFFDIKCRMAGLHPDAAVLVATVRALKYNGGVAKADLAAPNLEAVKKGICNLEKHIENLQKYGVPVVVTLNAFVTDTEEEVAYIRSFCEARGCAFALSEVWAKGGEGGKALAEKVIETLETKTSSFHPIYEDDCSLKDKIETVAKEIYGADGVTYAPAAQKMLKKIEDMGFGHLPVCMAKTQYSLSDDASRLGRPEGFTVNVREVYVSAGAGFVVAITGAIMTMPGLPKVPAANGIDVSEDGVITGLF